The following coding sequences are from one Psychrobacter sp. AH5 window:
- a CDS encoding CBS domain-containing protein has protein sequence MSDDAPSPSSWSMRGLKRWLSTAPETRDELISLVQQSRQFLEPDTVDMLEGVLDLPATQVREIMTPRPQVVGLHESTSLKEVMDIILETTHSRYPVFDSQDDDAVIGILLAKDLIPILVHMVRDEEDKIDSKRLKDLVRQPLYISETSRSDTLLRSLQRTQVHMAIVVDEFGNFAGVVTMEDLLEEIVGDIVDEHDDFDEDSDINNIVAHPEKPNTWRVQASTVIEDCNDELGSHFDDTDVDTMGGLVMQALGYVSDLEGESVIIDDWQITITDVEGRSINNLELTKTGAGSHLLIGSH, from the coding sequence ATGTCTGATGATGCTCCCAGTCCGAGTAGTTGGTCGATGCGTGGCTTAAAACGCTGGCTATCGACTGCCCCCGAAACCCGTGATGAACTGATTAGCTTAGTACAGCAGTCGCGTCAGTTTTTAGAGCCTGATACCGTTGATATGTTAGAGGGCGTATTAGATCTACCGGCGACACAAGTACGCGAAATTATGACCCCGCGTCCGCAAGTGGTTGGCTTGCACGAAAGCACTAGCCTCAAAGAGGTTATGGATATTATTCTTGAGACCACTCATTCGCGTTATCCGGTGTTTGATAGTCAAGATGATGACGCCGTTATCGGCATTTTATTAGCCAAAGATTTGATCCCTATCCTTGTGCATATGGTGCGCGATGAAGAGGATAAAATCGATAGCAAACGCCTAAAAGATTTGGTACGTCAGCCGCTCTACATTAGCGAGACGTCACGCTCTGATACTTTGCTGCGCTCATTGCAGCGTACGCAAGTACATATGGCAATCGTGGTTGATGAGTTTGGTAACTTTGCAGGCGTAGTCACTATGGAGGATCTGCTTGAGGAGATCGTCGGTGATATCGTCGATGAGCATGACGATTTTGATGAAGACAGCGACATCAATAATATCGTGGCACACCCCGAAAAACCTAATACTTGGCGCGTACAAGCCTCTACAGTGATAGAGGACTGTAATGACGAGCTTGGGAGTCACTTTGATGATACGGATGTCGATACCATGGGCGGCCTGGTGATGCAAGCTCTTGGCTACGTCAGTGATTTAGAGGGTGAGAGTGTGATAATAGATGATTGGCAAATCACTATCACTGATGTTGAGGGGCGCTCGATTAATAATTTGGAGCTGACTAAGACCGGTGCCGGTAGTCATCTGTTGATAGGCAGTCACTAA
- a CDS encoding YcgN family cysteine cluster protein, whose protein sequence is MRLNLLSLPKAEYQANLAVDSEDKIESTDTLRPQFWSNYNLDELNHSEWEALCDGCGCCCLIKYIDEDEDGNVDEQLVEYTDVACQLMNCETGYCQHYDTRQQYVPDCIQLTIDKLPTMMWLPAHCAYKRLYKGQALPSWHLLLTKDAVATQQQMRAANIGVAGRCISEIGMADEEMEERVVNWVTP, encoded by the coding sequence ATGAGGTTAAATTTGTTGTCTCTACCCAAAGCAGAATATCAAGCCAATCTAGCTGTAGACTCAGAAGATAAAATTGAGTCTACCGACACTTTGCGTCCGCAGTTTTGGTCCAACTATAACCTTGATGAGCTGAATCATAGCGAATGGGAAGCGCTGTGTGATGGCTGTGGCTGCTGCTGCTTGATCAAATATATTGATGAAGATGAAGACGGCAATGTAGATGAGCAATTGGTGGAGTATACCGATGTGGCCTGCCAGCTGATGAACTGCGAGACCGGCTACTGCCAGCATTACGATACCCGCCAACAGTATGTCCCCGACTGTATTCAACTGACTATTGATAAGCTGCCGACTATGATGTGGCTGCCAGCGCACTGCGCCTATAAGCGTCTGTATAAAGGACAAGCGCTACCCAGTTGGCATTTATTATTGACAAAAGATGCCGTAGCGACTCAGCAGCAAATGCGCGCGGCCAATATTGGCGTAGCAGGGCGCTGTATCTCTGAGATTGGCATGGCAGATGAAGAGATGGAAGAGCGGGTGGTCAATTGGGTCACGCCTTAA
- a CDS encoding DUF4105 domain-containing protein, producing MSRRSFLSKLLSPRSHAHASSHPETKDHQPQRLLYKLVRFFILIALLLSALWLVLALWYQFGALSPITWLATVLIAGLLVSITLLQYAPKLVNKITHESLKTKKLSKFLTVLYSGLWLIGVGWFFSIEAKAQRDWQPEVSEVLSYSRDANNPNLITFTNVRNFDWYLAEQTDSAAEEPLKILANERWQTRTVDMSKLSGIDVTNSYWMGPLIAHTLVSFRFEDDRPLAFSFEIRKEQHESFSAFAGFFRRFELSLIAAEERDILYTRSNARGEQVYLFPVSHLQKHEVTALFESYLQAADELVAAPAWYNTFTSNCTNIIFYMARIVSGDRLPWDYRIWVSGWLPNYMFDIGMLDANPTEQGQPWSMDKWYERTHINRKVRGFDNQFDKNSSDAQLIDNSQKFSEQIRQGLPIPPLDDSQLEAEVQAKSAAIVSN from the coding sequence ATGTCACGTCGCTCATTTTTATCCAAGCTATTGTCGCCTCGTAGCCACGCCCATGCTAGCTCTCACCCTGAAACAAAAGACCATCAGCCCCAGCGCTTACTCTATAAGCTAGTGCGTTTTTTTATTCTCATAGCGCTACTGCTATCGGCGCTTTGGTTAGTATTAGCGCTTTGGTATCAGTTCGGCGCGCTCAGTCCTATCACTTGGCTCGCTACTGTGTTGATTGCTGGTTTACTAGTCTCAATAACGCTGCTGCAATATGCACCAAAACTTGTCAATAAGATAACTCATGAGAGTCTTAAAACCAAAAAGCTAAGCAAATTTTTGACGGTTTTATATAGTGGGCTTTGGCTAATAGGCGTTGGCTGGTTTTTTTCTATTGAAGCTAAAGCACAGCGCGATTGGCAGCCGGAGGTCAGCGAAGTATTGTCCTATAGCCGCGACGCTAATAACCCCAATCTGATTACCTTTACTAACGTGCGTAACTTTGATTGGTACCTTGCTGAACAAACAGATAGCGCGGCTGAGGAGCCTTTAAAGATCCTAGCCAATGAGCGCTGGCAGACACGCACTGTTGATATGTCCAAATTGTCAGGCATTGATGTGACTAACTCTTATTGGATGGGGCCGCTGATTGCTCATACGCTAGTGAGTTTTCGCTTTGAGGACGATAGACCGCTAGCCTTTTCCTTTGAGATTCGTAAAGAGCAGCATGAGTCTTTCTCCGCCTTTGCTGGGTTTTTTCGGCGCTTTGAGCTTAGCCTTATTGCAGCAGAGGAGCGCGATATTCTCTACACTCGTAGCAATGCGCGCGGTGAGCAGGTTTACTTATTTCCAGTCAGTCATTTGCAAAAGCATGAGGTGACTGCCTTATTTGAGTCGTATCTACAAGCCGCTGATGAGCTGGTCGCTGCGCCTGCTTGGTACAATACTTTCACTAGCAACTGTACTAATATTATTTTTTATATGGCGCGCATTGTCAGCGGTGATAGGCTACCGTGGGATTACCGGATTTGGGTTTCGGGCTGGTTGCCTAATTATATGTTTGATATTGGCATGTTAGATGCTAATCCCACCGAGCAAGGGCAGCCATGGTCGATGGATAAGTGGTATGAGCGTACCCATATCAATCGCAAAGTTCGCGGCTTTGATAATCAATTTGACAAAAACAGCTCTGATGCGCAGCTTATTGATAATAGTCAAAAATTCTCCGAGCAAATTCGTCAAGGGTTACCGATACCGCCATTGGATGATTCGCAGTTAGAGGCGGAAGTACAAGCTAAATCAGCTGCTATCGTCTCAAATTAA